One Microlunatus soli genomic window carries:
- a CDS encoding dihydrofolate reductase family protein has protein sequence MTRKVTAHLFHSVNGVVESPDRWQFDAFGPEEGELMESTIGPVTDLILGRKLWQEWSEYWPNPENDDPFSAWINPIRKHVIASTLSGELGWNSTLIDGDPVAYLQSLRETEGGDISVGGGIETVRSLFLAGQIDALTLTTHPAVTGEGRRLFDETVPVTRLSLIDSKITSAGNAVLTYGLRA, from the coding sequence ATGACGCGCAAGGTCACAGCCCACCTGTTCCACTCGGTCAACGGGGTCGTCGAGAGCCCCGACCGGTGGCAGTTCGACGCCTTCGGGCCCGAGGAGGGCGAGCTGATGGAGTCGACCATCGGCCCGGTCACCGACCTCATCCTCGGACGCAAACTGTGGCAGGAATGGTCGGAGTACTGGCCGAACCCTGAAAACGACGATCCGTTCAGCGCCTGGATCAATCCGATCCGCAAGCATGTCATTGCGAGCACATTGTCGGGCGAGCTGGGTTGGAACAGCACGTTGATCGACGGCGATCCTGTCGCGTACCTGCAATCGTTGCGGGAGACCGAGGGAGGCGACATCTCCGTCGGTGGCGGCATCGAGACCGTCCGTTCGCTGTTCCTGGCCGGTCAGATCGACGCCTTGACGCTGACCACGCATCCCGCGGTGACCGGCGAGGGACGTCGGCTGTTCGACGAGACCGTGCCGGTAACCCGGCTGTCGCTGATCGATTCCAAGATCACCAGCGCGGGGAACGCGGTGCTCACCTACGGCCTGCGAGCCTGA
- a CDS encoding ABC transporter substrate-binding protein yields the protein MTDTGVMRIVSLLPSATEISYALGLDEQLVGVTFECNEPPRAREQKRIIVGGQDTSGMAPSAIDAAVRSRLAAGEDLYTLDAGALSDLDPELILTQDLCRVCAVPTEKVRDAAVALGCTAEVVTLDPHSLDEVLASIADVGAAAGVPDRAAVLCEELSARIAEVRTAVRGARRPRVAVIEWVDPPFGAGHWMPDMVAAAGGDPVACRPRSRSVPTNWSAIAAERPEIMIISPCGFDLAGAIEQGAGLVADSALMARFPDTEVWAIDGDGLMVRPGPRLIDGIESLAGIIHPGRCSRPPETAARRLR from the coding sequence GTGACCGACACTGGGGTGATGCGGATCGTGTCGTTGCTGCCGTCGGCCACCGAGATCAGCTACGCGCTCGGGTTGGACGAGCAACTGGTCGGGGTGACCTTCGAGTGCAATGAACCGCCCCGGGCCCGCGAGCAGAAACGGATCATCGTCGGCGGCCAGGACACCAGCGGGATGGCGCCATCGGCGATCGACGCCGCGGTCCGGTCCCGGCTCGCCGCCGGCGAGGATCTCTACACCTTGGATGCCGGTGCACTGTCCGACCTGGATCCGGAGCTGATCCTGACCCAGGATCTGTGCCGGGTCTGCGCGGTCCCGACCGAGAAGGTCCGCGATGCCGCTGTGGCGTTGGGCTGCACCGCCGAGGTCGTCACCCTCGACCCGCATTCACTGGACGAGGTGCTGGCCTCGATCGCCGACGTCGGGGCCGCCGCCGGCGTGCCTGACCGGGCCGCGGTGCTGTGCGAAGAGTTGTCGGCTCGGATCGCCGAGGTCCGAACGGCGGTCCGCGGTGCGCGGCGGCCGCGGGTCGCGGTGATCGAATGGGTCGATCCGCCGTTCGGCGCCGGGCACTGGATGCCGGACATGGTCGCTGCCGCCGGCGGCGACCCGGTCGCCTGCCGGCCGCGTTCGAGGTCGGTGCCGACGAACTGGTCGGCGATCGCCGCCGAGCGACCGGAGATCATGATCATCTCGCCGTGCGGCTTCGATCTGGCAGGCGCCATCGAGCAGGGTGCCGGACTGGTTGCCGACAGCGCCCTGATGGCCCGCTTCCCCGACACGGAGGTGTGGGCGATCGACGGTGACGGGTTGATGGTCCGGCCGGGACCGCGGCTGATCGACGGGATCGAGTCGCTGGCCGGGATCATCCATCCCGGCCGTTGCTCACGACCACCAGAGACCGCCGCACGACGCTTGCGATGA
- a CDS encoding DUF1707 SHOCT-like domain-containing protein, protein MNELPRSSKYRSSPDEQVSAQEREQLTRRLNEAFTAGKLTQDDYSARLDELYAAQRLGDLVPVVESLPAVQSYSEPAMVQQTGAQQPGELSVASSNGSRMTVALVGGIAAIVIILVILLLVLL, encoded by the coding sequence GTGAATGAATTGCCCAGGTCGTCGAAGTACCGGAGCAGCCCGGACGAGCAGGTGTCGGCGCAGGAACGTGAACAGCTCACCCGGCGGTTGAACGAGGCCTTCACCGCCGGCAAGCTGACCCAGGACGACTACTCCGCCCGCCTGGACGAGCTGTACGCCGCCCAGCGGCTGGGCGATCTGGTCCCGGTCGTCGAATCGTTGCCGGCGGTCCAGTCCTACAGCGAGCCGGCGATGGTGCAGCAGACCGGCGCCCAGCAGCCCGGCGAACTGAGCGTCGCCAGCAGCAACGGCAGCCGGATGACCGTCGCCCTGGTCGGTGGCATCGCCGCGATCGTGATCATCCTGGTGATCTTGCTGCTGGTGCTGCTGTGA
- a CDS encoding GTP-binding protein LepA, whose translation MPRQIITGQKIADHVKRLGDLYPPIPLDSVDRTVNNPDLVKQKYSNVLNYLARVELEVDRNVLELLVLLPDVDETNRMFYADVWQPQEIQHGLILDRLQQDLDMTPSEPHLDVSAKIKMLGALAHFEPIQDIAKLLYYLTGASTERQAVLAYNQLHTGLNEMGERAISETIISPIKQQEPGHFAFYQMSATAMVQNGELKPWQMFLARVLREKSYGLVGTNAMDRYKADMGAVVLDLGMEDGMDEYAREIGRVEARLLWANKQGMEVPPYIVKALRESVDLYRERAAREGSAG comes from the coding sequence GTGCCCCGGCAGATCATCACTGGTCAGAAGATCGCTGACCACGTCAAGCGGCTGGGCGATCTGTATCCGCCGATCCCCTTGGACTCGGTCGACCGGACCGTCAACAACCCCGACCTGGTCAAGCAGAAGTACAGCAACGTGCTCAATTATCTGGCGCGGGTCGAGCTCGAGGTCGATCGCAACGTGTTGGAGTTGCTCGTCCTACTGCCCGACGTCGACGAGACGAATCGGATGTTCTACGCCGACGTCTGGCAGCCGCAGGAGATCCAGCACGGGCTGATCCTGGACCGGTTGCAACAGGACCTGGACATGACACCGTCCGAGCCGCATCTGGACGTCTCGGCCAAGATCAAGATGCTCGGCGCGTTGGCACACTTCGAGCCGATCCAGGACATCGCCAAGCTGCTGTACTACCTGACCGGTGCGAGCACCGAGCGGCAGGCCGTGCTGGCCTACAACCAATTGCACACCGGGCTGAACGAGATGGGCGAGCGGGCGATCTCGGAAACGATCATCAGCCCGATCAAGCAGCAGGAGCCAGGCCACTTCGCCTTCTACCAGATGTCGGCGACGGCCATGGTGCAGAACGGTGAGTTGAAGCCCTGGCAGATGTTCCTGGCCCGGGTGCTGCGGGAGAAGTCCTACGGCCTGGTCGGCACCAACGCGATGGACCGCTACAAGGCGGACATGGGGGCGGTCGTTCTCGACCTCGGAATGGAGGACGGGATGGACGAGTACGCCCGGGAGATCGGCCGGGTCGAGGCCCGACTGCTGTGGGCCAACAAGCAGGGCATGGAAGTCCCGCCGTACATCGTGAAGGCCCTGCGGGAGAGTGTCGATCTCTATCGTGAACGGGCAGCCCGGGAAGGCTCGGCCGGCTGA
- a CDS encoding exo-beta-N-acetylmuramidase NamZ family protein codes for MSGSEPNTGSLSRRGMIIGSTIGLGAAAATGIAGQAAATPRRQDPTHGKPGHTTPGGGRRVLPGADRAAADDWSALSGQKLGVITNPTGIVSDRMISIVDAMVESGRVNVSAVFGPEHGFRGTAQAGESEETYVDERTGVTVYDAYGAQADKFAELFTEAGVETIVFDIQDVGVRFYTYIWTMYQAMIAAVRKQLRFVVLDRPVPIGGQADGPLMTDGFTSGVGQDFIVQQQGMTAGELARFYDGEFMPDRAGGRLPQLDVIEVANYRADTLYADTGLPWVLPSPNMPTADTARLYAGTCLFEATNLSEGRGTTRPFELIGAPYVDHQWAAMLNKRNLPGVYFREAYFTPTFSKNEGKVCGGVQVHLLEPAEVQPIRTTAEMLVALRDLYDGFAWRTYPSDAYQGQWLDKLTGSARFRTQLEAGATADDIVDGWSDELSDFNRRRRPYLLYRR; via the coding sequence ATGAGCGGTTCCGAACCCAACACCGGGTCGCTGTCCCGTCGGGGCATGATCATCGGCTCGACGATCGGCCTGGGCGCCGCTGCAGCGACCGGCATCGCCGGCCAAGCCGCAGCCACGCCGCGTCGGCAGGATCCGACCCACGGAAAGCCGGGTCACACCACGCCGGGTGGTGGGCGTCGGGTGCTGCCCGGCGCTGATCGTGCGGCGGCCGACGACTGGTCGGCGCTGAGCGGGCAGAAGCTCGGAGTGATCACCAACCCGACCGGCATCGTCAGTGACCGGATGATCAGCATCGTCGACGCGATGGTGGAGTCCGGGCGGGTGAACGTCTCCGCGGTGTTCGGGCCCGAGCACGGTTTCCGGGGTACAGCCCAGGCCGGCGAGTCGGAGGAGACCTACGTCGACGAACGCACCGGCGTGACCGTCTACGACGCCTACGGTGCGCAGGCCGACAAGTTCGCCGAGCTGTTCACCGAGGCCGGCGTAGAAACGATCGTCTTCGACATCCAGGACGTCGGCGTCCGGTTCTACACCTACATCTGGACGATGTATCAGGCGATGATCGCCGCGGTGCGCAAGCAGTTGCGCTTCGTCGTGCTGGACCGCCCGGTTCCGATCGGCGGCCAGGCCGACGGTCCGCTGATGACCGACGGCTTCACGTCCGGTGTCGGCCAGGACTTCATCGTCCAGCAGCAGGGCATGACGGCCGGTGAACTGGCCCGCTTCTACGACGGCGAATTCATGCCCGACCGGGCCGGCGGCCGGTTGCCGCAGCTGGACGTCATCGAGGTCGCCAACTACCGGGCCGACACGCTGTACGCCGACACCGGTCTGCCCTGGGTGCTGCCCAGTCCGAACATGCCGACCGCCGACACGGCACGGTTGTACGCCGGTACCTGCCTGTTCGAAGCGACCAACCTGTCCGAGGGGCGGGGGACCACCCGGCCGTTCGAGCTGATCGGCGCACCGTACGTCGATCACCAGTGGGCCGCGATGCTGAACAAGCGCAACCTGCCCGGGGTCTACTTCCGCGAGGCCTACTTCACCCCGACCTTCTCCAAGAACGAAGGCAAGGTCTGCGGCGGCGTCCAGGTGCACCTGCTCGAACCGGCGGAGGTGCAGCCGATCCGGACGACGGCGGAGATGCTGGTCGCGTTGCGTGATCTGTACGACGGCTTCGCCTGGCGGACCTACCCGTCCGACGCCTACCAGGGGCAGTGGCTGGACAAGCTGACCGGCTCGGCCCGCTTCCGCACCCAGCTCGAGGCCGGCGCGACCGCGGACGACATCGTCGACGGCTGGTCCGACGAGCTGTCCGACTTCAACCGCCGTCGCCGTCCGTACCTGCTCTACCGCCGATGA
- a CDS encoding TetR/AcrR family transcriptional regulator produces MRSDSSSETPASDGRKSFIATARRAQILQAAVQVLTTKGYAGTSLARIADQAGVAKGVVSYHFDGKDDLLEQVVIDAFTRGAEEMIPHIVAAEDAKGALRAYLQGNIDFLDANRGQIVAVGEVIINLRRPDGGLRFDEAGKLEVVRPLAELLADGQAAGEFTDFDPMAIAYLIRDAIDGVSARLRYDADYDVLGFGAQLINFAERAIHRPSGEESTDSDPTDANGK; encoded by the coding sequence ATGCGGTCAGATTCTTCCTCGGAGACGCCCGCGTCGGACGGGCGGAAGTCGTTCATTGCAACCGCCCGGCGGGCGCAGATCCTGCAGGCTGCGGTGCAGGTGTTGACGACCAAGGGCTATGCGGGCACCAGCCTGGCCCGGATCGCCGATCAGGCCGGTGTGGCCAAGGGTGTCGTGTCCTACCACTTCGACGGCAAGGACGATCTTCTCGAGCAGGTGGTGATCGACGCCTTTACCCGGGGTGCTGAGGAGATGATCCCCCACATCGTCGCCGCCGAGGATGCCAAGGGTGCGCTGCGCGCCTATCTGCAGGGCAACATCGACTTCCTGGATGCCAATCGAGGTCAGATCGTCGCCGTCGGCGAGGTGATCATCAATCTGCGCCGACCGGACGGCGGCCTGCGCTTCGACGAAGCCGGCAAGCTGGAAGTCGTCCGCCCGCTGGCCGAGCTGTTGGCGGACGGCCAGGCCGCCGGCGAGTTCACCGACTTCGATCCGATGGCCATCGCCTACCTGATCCGGGATGCGATCGACGGAGTCTCCGCACGACTGCGGTACGACGCCGACTACGACGTCCTCGGCTTCGGTGCGCAGTTGATCAACTTTGCAGAGCGAGCAATCCATCGTCCCTCGGGTGAGGAGTCGACCGACTCCGATCCTACTGACGCGAACGGAAAATGA
- a CDS encoding acyltransferase family protein — protein sequence MPVASSIPAAEREQNGRQRMFFIDNLRVWLTALVILHHLAITFGRSGPWYYLVPNSPEAATLGSLVFLLINQAYFMGLFFGVSAYFTPGSVDRKGVGQFIRDRALRLGVPLVLFVFVLGPVAALHGQLVTTGHYTFADYLSSIGFGPLWFVEVLIIFTAIYLAVRRGRPAPSPWDQTLRGRSVIIFGVGLVLTTYLFRFILPLSSPVPYLEIASGYEIPQYAAFFVVGILAYRRGWLRNLPSRFGIVGGIVAVGATIVLSPVLITGVEQATQRGTWQSAVYALWEQTFAIGCCLALLVFFRRFVNRQGPIAAELARSAFPAYVVHAPVITWLAVAMAPLGLNAVLGFVVAAVLGIPLTFAVAAGVRRLPGLRHVF from the coding sequence ATGCCTGTTGCATCCTCCATCCCTGCCGCAGAGCGGGAGCAGAACGGCCGGCAACGGATGTTCTTCATCGACAACCTGCGAGTCTGGTTGACCGCGTTGGTGATCCTGCATCATCTGGCGATCACGTTCGGCCGCTCCGGGCCGTGGTACTACCTGGTGCCGAACAGCCCGGAAGCGGCGACACTGGGGTCCCTGGTCTTCCTGCTGATCAATCAGGCCTACTTCATGGGTCTCTTCTTCGGGGTCTCTGCCTATTTCACCCCGGGGTCGGTAGACCGGAAAGGTGTCGGGCAGTTCATTCGGGATCGTGCGCTGCGGCTCGGCGTCCCGCTGGTGTTGTTCGTCTTCGTCCTCGGCCCGGTCGCTGCTCTGCACGGCCAGCTGGTGACGACCGGCCACTACACGTTTGCCGACTACCTCTCATCGATCGGTTTCGGTCCGCTGTGGTTCGTCGAGGTGTTGATCATCTTCACCGCGATCTATCTGGCGGTCCGTCGTGGTCGCCCGGCTCCGTCACCGTGGGACCAGACCCTGCGCGGTCGTTCGGTGATCATCTTCGGCGTCGGTCTGGTGCTGACGACCTACCTGTTCCGGTTCATCCTGCCGCTGTCCAGCCCGGTCCCGTATCTCGAAATCGCCTCCGGTTACGAGATCCCGCAGTACGCCGCCTTCTTCGTGGTCGGCATCCTGGCCTATCGGCGAGGCTGGCTGCGCAACCTGCCGTCCCGGTTCGGGATCGTGGGCGGCATCGTGGCGGTGGGCGCCACGATCGTGCTGTCGCCGGTGCTGATCACCGGTGTCGAGCAGGCGACGCAGCGGGGCACCTGGCAGTCCGCGGTGTACGCCCTGTGGGAACAGACCTTCGCCATCGGCTGCTGCCTCGCGCTGCTGGTCTTCTTCCGCCGGTTCGTCAACCGTCAGGGCCCGATCGCCGCCGAGCTCGCCCGATCGGCCTTCCCTGCCTACGTCGTGCACGCCCCGGTGATCACCTGGCTGGCAGTGGCGATGGCGCCGCTAGGACTGAACGCGGTGCTCGGTTTCGTGGTCGCCGCCGTGCTCGGAATACCGCTCACCTTCGCCGTCGCCGCCGGCGTACGCCGGCTACCGGGACTGCGCCACGTCTTCTGA
- a CDS encoding sugar ABC transporter ATP-binding protein: protein MADEPALVRLTGIGKRFGGVVACADVDFVVQPGEVQALLGENGAGKSTLVNIMSGVLMPDQGRIEVGGTVQRFARPADAQAAGIATIHQELDLVGELSIAENMSLGREPRRFGILDRGTLRRSAREQLQRLGIELDVDRPVRTLRVGERQLVEIANALQFDARVLIMDEPTASLADAEVDRLFAVIDQLRRAGVGIVYISHRMDEIEKIADRATVLRNGQLIGSVDPAATPRAEIISMMVGGRADRIFADDHERTPGEVVLQTRQLAYRRRWPRPGRTDPDGVDLTVRAGEIVGLAGLMGAGRTELLETLYGAADGGLLTGEITLSGRRFRPRRPKRSLRAGVAMVPEDRRGAGLVLQHSVAHNLTLSVLSSISAAGVVRSAAERRLVDSQIDAMGIRAATPRVAVGTLSGGNQQKVVFGRQLLARPRLLMLDEPTRGVDIGAKAEIYRLLSDLAADGTAVLMASSELPELVGVCDRIVVLRRGRVVAELAGDTTQDTILAAAMGELPGDLTSGEQERV from the coding sequence GTGGCCGACGAGCCGGCGTTGGTGCGGCTGACCGGGATCGGGAAGCGCTTCGGTGGCGTCGTCGCGTGCGCCGACGTCGACTTCGTCGTGCAGCCGGGTGAGGTGCAGGCGCTGCTCGGCGAGAACGGTGCCGGCAAGTCGACCTTGGTGAACATCATGTCCGGTGTCCTGATGCCGGACCAGGGGCGCATCGAGGTCGGTGGGACGGTGCAGCGGTTCGCTCGCCCCGCGGACGCTCAGGCTGCCGGCATCGCCACCATCCACCAGGAACTCGACCTGGTCGGCGAGCTGAGCATCGCCGAGAACATGTCGCTGGGGCGCGAGCCGAGACGGTTCGGCATCCTGGACCGTGGCACGCTCCGGCGCTCGGCCCGCGAGCAACTGCAGCGGCTGGGCATCGAGCTGGACGTCGACCGTCCGGTCCGGACCCTACGGGTGGGCGAACGTCAGTTGGTCGAGATCGCCAACGCCCTGCAGTTCGATGCGCGGGTGTTGATCATGGACGAGCCGACCGCCTCGCTGGCCGACGCCGAGGTCGACCGGCTGTTCGCGGTGATCGATCAGCTCCGCCGTGCCGGCGTCGGGATCGTCTACATCTCCCATCGGATGGATGAGATCGAGAAGATCGCCGACCGGGCCACGGTGCTCCGCAACGGACAGCTGATCGGCTCGGTCGACCCGGCGGCGACGCCCCGAGCAGAGATCATCTCGATGATGGTCGGCGGACGAGCCGATCGGATCTTCGCCGATGATCATGAGCGGACACCGGGTGAGGTGGTGCTGCAGACCCGACAGCTGGCCTACCGGCGGCGTTGGCCCCGACCCGGGCGTACCGATCCCGACGGCGTCGACCTCACGGTGCGGGCAGGAGAGATCGTCGGCCTCGCCGGCCTGATGGGGGCCGGCCGCACCGAGCTGCTGGAAACCTTGTACGGCGCCGCTGACGGTGGCCTACTCACCGGCGAGATCACCTTGTCCGGAAGACGTTTCCGACCCCGGCGACCGAAACGATCACTCCGTGCGGGAGTGGCGATGGTGCCCGAGGACCGGCGCGGAGCGGGACTGGTGCTGCAGCACTCGGTGGCGCACAACCTGACCTTGTCGGTGCTCTCCTCGATCAGCGCCGCCGGCGTGGTCCGCAGTGCGGCCGAGCGGCGGCTGGTCGACAGTCAGATCGACGCGATGGGGATCAGGGCGGCGACGCCGCGAGTCGCGGTCGGCACCCTGTCCGGCGGCAATCAGCAGAAGGTCGTCTTCGGTCGGCAGCTGCTGGCCCGGCCGCGACTGTTGATGTTGGACGAGCCGACGCGTGGTGTCGACATCGGCGCCAAGGCAGAGATCTACCGGCTGCTCAGCGACCTCGCCGCCGACGGCACCGCGGTGCTGATGGCCTCCTCCGAGCTGCCGGAGCTGGTCGGCGTCTGCGATCGGATCGTGGTGCTGCGGCGCGGCCGGGTGGTGGCAGAGCTGGCCGGCGACACCACCCAGGACACGATCCTGGCCGCCGCGATGGGCGAGTTGCCGGGGGATCTGACGAGCGGAGAACAGGAGCGGGTATGA
- a CDS encoding ABC transporter permease — protein MSGGALAGMSRTQSVVEVIFRFQSLFGLVVVFVIGIATSPVRHGELVFLSAGNLGNIVRAVSEIGIIAIGMTFVILVGGIDLSVGAILGLAAVGTATLMVNNGLGIPETVLLVIMIGIVFGLLQGAAVAKLGIQAFIVTLAGLQVARGLARIWSGGVGVPIAYGSGHQEAPPAFSILSGSLNGILPVPAVIFIVIGVIAVLVLRFSTFSRHVYAIGGNERAARLAGVPVLRVKIAVFAISGLTSAIAGIIHAGQLNQGSPNDGSGYELDAIAAVVIGGTSLMGGSGSMVGTLAGALLLGILNNILGLNSIDPNVQLLVKGLVIVAAAALQRFRPSAG, from the coding sequence ATGAGTGGTGGCGCACTGGCCGGGATGTCACGCACCCAATCGGTCGTCGAGGTGATCTTCCGTTTCCAGAGCTTGTTCGGGTTGGTCGTGGTCTTCGTGATCGGCATTGCCACGTCGCCGGTCCGGCACGGCGAGCTGGTCTTCCTGTCCGCCGGCAATCTGGGCAACATCGTCCGGGCGGTGTCGGAGATCGGGATCATCGCGATCGGGATGACGTTCGTGATCCTGGTCGGTGGCATCGACCTTTCCGTCGGCGCGATCCTCGGGCTGGCAGCGGTGGGTACGGCGACCCTGATGGTCAACAACGGGCTCGGCATTCCCGAGACGGTGCTGCTGGTGATCATGATCGGGATCGTCTTCGGCCTGTTACAGGGCGCGGCCGTGGCCAAGCTGGGGATCCAGGCCTTCATCGTGACGCTGGCCGGGCTACAGGTCGCGCGCGGCCTGGCCCGGATCTGGTCCGGCGGGGTCGGCGTCCCGATCGCGTACGGGTCCGGTCACCAGGAGGCGCCACCGGCGTTCTCGATCCTCTCCGGGTCCCTGAACGGCATCCTGCCGGTGCCGGCGGTGATCTTCATCGTGATCGGTGTGATCGCCGTGCTGGTGCTCAGATTCAGCACCTTCTCCCGGCACGTGTACGCCATCGGCGGCAACGAGCGGGCCGCCCGATTGGCCGGTGTTCCGGTGCTCCGGGTCAAGATCGCCGTCTTCGCCATCTCCGGACTGACCAGCGCGATCGCCGGCATCATCCACGCCGGTCAGCTCAACCAGGGCAGCCCGAACGACGGCTCCGGCTACGAGCTCGATGCGATCGCCGCAGTCGTGATCGGTGGCACCAGCCTGATGGGCGGATCGGGAAGCATGGTCGGCACCTTGGCCGGCGCGCTGCTGCTCGGAATCCTGAACAACATCCTCGGGCTGAACAGCATCGACCCCAACGTGCAACTGCTGGTCAAGGGGCTGGTGATCGTCGCTGCGGCCGCCCTGCAACGGTTCCGCCCCTCCGCCGGCTGA
- a CDS encoding substrate-binding domain-containing protein has translation MKMQLSRRTGRLLGAGLTVAAVLAAAACSVEADPGSKSSGAAECGTGKEFSIGMSQANNAEPYRQVMNDDIKRAAKKVKGFSVTVSDAAQDNSKQVSQVEDFITQQVDLLIISPNEATPLTQVVKKAYDGGIPVIVLDRKVDGDAYTAFIGGDNTAIGKAMGEYYATTMLPDGGRVVEISGLAGSTPAAERTKGFADGIKSNPKVKIVESQSGEWLREKGQSVMDTVLKSNPDIDAVYSQNDPMAEGAYLAAKSAGVQDKIKFTGIDGLAIASGGIKAVQQGRLQATYVYPTGGREAVELAKQILVDCKSDVEKDTTLPGELVTKDNAAEVYTKLGGS, from the coding sequence ATGAAGATGCAGCTGAGCCGGCGGACGGGACGGCTGCTCGGAGCCGGACTCACCGTCGCGGCCGTCCTGGCAGCGGCGGCTTGCAGCGTCGAGGCCGACCCCGGCAGCAAATCCAGCGGAGCGGCCGAGTGTGGCACCGGCAAGGAGTTCAGCATCGGGATGTCGCAGGCCAACAACGCCGAGCCGTACCGCCAGGTGATGAACGACGACATCAAACGTGCAGCCAAGAAGGTCAAGGGCTTCAGCGTGACCGTCTCCGACGCCGCCCAGGACAACAGCAAGCAGGTGTCCCAAGTGGAGGACTTCATCACCCAGCAGGTCGACCTGCTGATCATCTCACCGAACGAGGCAACACCGTTGACCCAGGTGGTGAAGAAGGCCTACGACGGCGGGATCCCGGTGATTGTGCTGGACCGCAAGGTCGACGGAGACGCCTACACCGCGTTCATCGGCGGCGACAACACCGCCATCGGCAAGGCGATGGGGGAGTACTACGCCACCACGATGCTGCCCGACGGCGGCCGGGTGGTCGAGATCTCCGGGCTGGCCGGGTCCACGCCGGCCGCCGAGCGGACGAAGGGCTTCGCCGACGGGATCAAGTCCAACCCCAAGGTCAAGATCGTCGAATCCCAATCCGGTGAATGGCTGCGGGAGAAGGGGCAGTCGGTGATGGACACCGTGCTGAAGTCCAATCCCGACATCGACGCGGTCTATTCGCAGAACGACCCGATGGCCGAAGGTGCCTACCTGGCCGCCAAGTCGGCAGGCGTCCAGGACAAGATCAAGTTCACTGGGATCGACGGGCTCGCCATCGCCTCCGGCGGCATCAAGGCGGTCCAGCAAGGACGGCTGCAGGCGACCTACGTCTACCCGACCGGCGGCCGGGAGGCGGTCGAACTGGCCAAGCAGATCCTGGTCGACTGCAAGTCCGACGTCGAGAAGGACACCACGCTGCCCGGCGAACTGGTCACCAAGGACAACGCAGCCGAGGTCTACACCAAGCTCGGCGGCTCCTGA
- a CDS encoding YciI family protein produces the protein MPKYMLIMRSTDETLEASADVDFDEITESMGRYNDSLIQAGVLLSCEGLDPDPKSGLVVDYSAEEPVVTDGPYGETKELFAGFWLINVGSLEEAVEWAKRAPLAGPGSKAEVRRVASIDEFPQDNEWIKKERAWRESTGQL, from the coding sequence ATGCCGAAGTACATGCTGATCATGCGGTCCACCGACGAGACGTTGGAGGCGTCGGCCGACGTCGACTTCGACGAGATCACCGAGTCGATGGGGCGCTACAACGACTCCCTGATCCAGGCCGGTGTCCTGCTGTCCTGTGAGGGACTGGATCCCGACCCGAAGAGTGGCCTGGTGGTCGACTACTCCGCCGAGGAGCCGGTCGTCACCGACGGCCCGTACGGCGAGACCAAGGAACTGTTCGCCGGCTTCTGGTTGATCAACGTCGGGTCCTTGGAGGAAGCCGTCGAGTGGGCCAAGCGGGCACCACTGGCCGGGCCGGGCAGCAAGGCCGAAGTCCGCCGGGTGGCCTCGATCGACGAGTTCCCGCAGGACAACGAGTGGATCAAGAAGGAACGCGCCTGGCGGGAGTCCACCGGTCAGCTCTGA